The genomic DNA GCTCCGCAAGAAGAACTAGAAGAGTATTCTTCTCTCTATCTAATTTCAGTTGTTTTCAAGAATTTTTCTGTTCAATTATCGTATACTTTTTAAGTGAATTCtgaactattatatattatccaAGTTTTGATAATTCTacttcttaatttatttgaaagaaaCGTTTAGTTTAGTTGTAGACAGTGGTAGTATGACTTACATATATGATGATGGTAAATCAGAAGTGTGATCAAGTTGAATATGGAAGGTGCGGATTTCCATGGGAGCAAGTTCAACCACCATTTCAATGGGATCTACTACAGATGCTCCCTTCCTACTTGAAACATCTCTTGATGATGATTTTTCTGATTTCCAAACAAGTTTCTTCTTAATCATTTCTGTTCTCTCCTGATTGCCAGAAAGGTTCATTTCTCTTACTTTCTGGATCTGCAAATCCACAAACCATTCAGTGATGAAATTGGACATACCCATCACTTTAGTGTGTTAAATTAAACTACTTTTTATTACCTTCTTCCCAGGAAACAACTTCTTCAGTTCAACCTTAGCCATGCCTGAAAAATCTTTGTCCTCTCCAACCTTTTTCAatgtatatatatcaatcaaAAGGCTCTAAATTGaattcacaaattaattttaaaaatattcaaatcaagAAAGTAATACCTCATACAGATGGGCCAACCGAACAAGCACTTCTCCAGTTTCAAGTTCCTGGAGGAGGACACACAAGAAAGATATATGTTTATTGATTTGATTTAGGGACTGTAAAGATAACAAGTTTAGTTAGGTCTTAGGGACTTTAAAGATAACAAGTTTAGTTAGGTGTTTTACCTGAAGAGTTATGAGAGCAACATTACCAGGTAAACTATCTTCAATCCCAGAGAAAGTTGAAACATGAGAGTCTGTCCAATCATTTCCTTCCTATTGAGAACAAATGAATCAATAAGTTGAGAggcatttatttaatttatgtcgaacttggaattattttttttcctccaCCTGCTCAGCAAATGCCATCAGAAGGGGAGAGTATATCTCTTGTCCAAATGTCCTGCGCCACTTAGCACCACCTTCTCCTAATCGGTCGATTCTAAAGTAAAACTTCCCCTGGATCTGCATAAACAAGTAGGTTCatattgccccgtttgggaatACTTTGTTATTTGTATCTAAAACATTTATGTTTATGCTTACCTCCAAGCCCTGACAGTCATTATGTGCACAAGTTTCTTCATTTAAAGCTTCACCAACACCTCTAGTATCATCATTAAGCAACCTCCTTCACAACCAAGAGATATATGAgagatattatataaattgttgtAGTAAAAGAGATGATGACAACCTGTGTAACATAAGCTCTATCTGACCATCCTCCAAGCTAGATCCACCAACAGCTCGGTCAACCAAAACTGATAGTTCTGTGTTCTCATCTTGAGTATAAATTCCAAGGTTAATCTGAGAAGAAAATATGAATAGGAGTGGTGAAGAAAGAAATAGGGAAAATTGTCATATATATAGAATATCAGTTGAACATACTGGATAGTAATTTCCTGCAATTCTCTGATTAACTTGGAGATCCCAATCATCTCTATAATCCCTAACCTGCAAAAAGAATTACAACCAAAGAAAGTAAGACATTAAACATCATACTTCAGAATGCTTCATCGCAGATTAAAATCTTTAAGCTTTGTCAAGTTAACATATTTTTCCAAATGAGCACTGAATCCATCATCAATATACCCTTCTTATGAAGTCTCGCCCATTAGAATCCGTATAGAAAGTTGCATTTGTCTTCATCCCGGTCGTAATTTTAGTTGTAACCTCTTTGCCGTATCCATCATCCACAGGTATAGGCCCAACCTAAATTTTGATTCTCCTGTTAGTAAACTTTGGCATACATATGAAAGATAATTAAGTTAGGGATGAACCAACATTGAACTCCACTTCTACATGTTCCTTCTCTTTATAGACCCTTGTGATCTGCACACATACGGTTTTCATCTATGTAAGCAATAAATCAGAATAAATTCAATGTATAGCATATTATTTTGCACACTAAGCGGAGCATCTTATTGTTTTATGCAACCATTTCGTCTCATTTTGCACATGATTATGTTTCTCTTGATCTTTTGTTTGttataatctaatatttttttctagtcTCTTCTTTTTGTTGTTATACTGCCTTTTAAGAAACTGTATGATGCAAGAAACTTCTTACTTTCAAAACATGAAGGAAACCAtcaaaagagataaaataatataaagtttataattcataatttgaaagaaaacgatTAACAGTtcttttcaacaaaaatataattgattcGAACTTTAAAATACGTTCAAAATTCAATCAAATAGACCGCATATAAGATACCTGGTGTATCCATGGGCTCAGCTTTTGGTGTACTTCATCCACAAGAGGGCCCTTTATAATAGTTAAGTCAACCTGAAATTAACATCAAACCCCATTTCTTCTAAAGATTACATTTTGGGCaaacaacaaattaattagtCTAAGGCACGTACGAAGTAGATCGTAGTACCTTCCCTTCATAATTTATTGGGAGTGTCCCATTTGGACGGAAGATATATGCCCCAGAGGCCTTCAAATTTAGAAGAAATGATTAGTTTCAAGCCTTACCATCAATCACGAGAAAGGGAAAAGGTCCAGTAGAGTTGAGAATCAATAAGGCTACATTCACAGAAAAAAGGTCCATTAGATATATGCATACCTGATTTTCTCTGTCGGTTCCATTATAGCCCAAGTAGTAACTATATGATTGGTCAGTGGACATCTCAACCTTTATCAAAGAAAAAAGTAACAATGAAATGGAAATGTTAATTTCACAGTCCAGCAACTTTATCTATAAATCTTCCTTTAATAGTATAAAATGATGACAAACTACAATGGGAAgataaaagaaattgaaaaaaaaataataggaatTGATCAAATATTTCTTCAACGTTCTTGACATAAGATCACACTGTTCAAGCTTTAGAGGAACAACATTGGGGAAAACCATTAAAGTATATAAATTGCTGCCAGAGAATAAAAAAGTACACAACATACCAAATTCTTCTTGTTGACATAGTGAGTTAGTTTCCCATTGTCTGTACCATATAGTAGCTTCAAATTTCCTTGGCCAACTTCCTCGCTAGAAACTCGGTTTCCTTCTGTTGCATATACTTCTGAGATGACTGAACTCCCTGtcacaaaagaaaaagaaaaagaaaaagaaaaagaaaaaaaaaatcttcttttGGTCAAATAAAGATATCTTTCAATACCATCAGAGGTATCACAAATAGCAGACAGTATAATAATGCAGCACACCTGTTTGTTTGGGACTTGAAACAATGTAAGTGCTGAAACCAAGTGGCGGCACAGAGACTGAGAAAGCAAGCCAATACTTTGGTGTATTATCTGGAAATCTACCTATATAGGATTTCACATTATAGTCTCTAATCCTCAAAGAGACATTGGACAAGGGAACAATTTGTGAAGTCACTTCTCTTCCAGAAGAATCGAGAACAACTATACTCTCAGTAGAAACCTGCAACACGTTTCATTTGTAATTGTTATGGTTCTTAGTAAAAACAATTGCTAGGTCCGTGATTGATATGAAGAAACAGTGGTTCAATCACGTGCATGCATGGCTGTGATCAGTCAGAGGTCTTGAAAAAGAGCACATAAAACACTCCAGCAAAACAGATATATGAGATCCTATCCTCCTTGTAAAAGAGGTATTAAAAAGTGTCAAATTGCTCACAGGAGAAATAGGCATAAATGATATCCTTCCTATTCCATCTAACTTGTggagaaaaaacaaatttagcAAGAAACAATATGCAAGCCTTTACAAGTGCAGGTTTAGATCCTGAAGCAACAGTTTCTTGGCAATCTTTGCATTGTTCTACATATGTTCGAATTATATCACTACCAATAGTAAACAAGCTTTACACATAAAAATTGTTGTTGGcttaaaagaaaagataatGAATACAAAAACTTGAGCAAGAAAAGATAAGGAACACTTACAGGGATTCTGATAACTTCCTTCCTTTTCCATCCCAGGGGATTATAAACAACTACcacctataaaagaaaaaagaaacataaatgaCTCATTATTAATAAACCAAAGTTGTAGTTTTGCAGTTAAAAATGCCAGGTTTCCCAGGAACCCACCAGGTTTTTCCCATCGGACAAAGCAGCTTCTGATGGAGGACAGTAACTTATATTCAGTAGAGGACACTGAGAagattaaaatacataaatgggatttgttgaaaataaataacagaatcaaacaagaaaatttttgGTAATTATTATTGCCTGCTGAAACTTGGTGGAAGAATCTTCAAGACTTGAATTGGATTCAGCCAAAAGAGCCAATGAGGACGCCACCACCTTCTCAGCCTAAAGACATCATTAATTGCAAAAAATAGCAAATAGATTAGAAGTTTGTCACAGAAAAATGCTAAAAAGATATCACGACAATTAGGCAAGTGGCTTGTACCTCAAAATAGCCCATAGAGAGTCGCTTTGCATAGTCAGAAGCGACATGTTGTCGTTGTGTCCCGCTAACAGCATCATGATGCTGAGCAATAGCTAAAGCGTCGGCTAATGTATCAGTATTTGACCCAGACTCGCTTCGTCCTTTAAAGAACTCTAGTTGCCTGGCTGCCTggttatgaaaaataattgaatgagaTGTTAAAATTTCCGAGAGTTGTGTACTTAGTTCTCTCAATGTCTGAAGATGTTACCAAGTAGTAACCACTCATAGCTCTAACATAACCCTTAAAGGCAGGCCTGCTAGTAAAGTAACCTGTCCAATATGCATTTGCACGATCTGCATATCTGAAATTTAATATCCCATATGAGAAGTTGGCGATGAATACAAGCAGAAGTTGGTTTCGAGTAATTAAAACTCCACAATTTCACTTACGGGAAAAAGTCGCCAGTTTTAAGTGGCCATGAGTTGTTTGTGGCGTGTTTTGCATCAGTGTAGATAGATGGTGTTGAATATAGAGCATTAACACGCCCATCCTGAAAGCATCTCATGTTCAGAAGTTCTAAATATAGTGTCCATAAACATAGAATAAAGGTATCAtcttataaaaactaattaCAAACTACActatatatttgaacaaaaaatgaGAAAGAACTGTTGTTCTATGATATTTACCAAATTGACATAATGAATGAACTTATCCATCTGTCTGAACCATGAATTAGCATATTGATAACGGAAGTCTGTCCCCATAGCCCACATGAGATGGTTGGTCCTTGTTACATTAGCCTAGAAAAAGGGACAGATGTTCGCATTAAGTGTAATGAGGAGAGGAACTTTATGTATCGCCAGTCTTGAAAAGGACAAATGAGAACCAAAATAAATCCGAAACTGAAGAATGATTCATTACTTTGTCATCACAATACAAATAGCCTTAACTATTTCCGTCTAatcatcttttctttttttgaaaatgtcaattttttatTGAGAAAAGAATCGCATTGAGCGGTTGAACATTACAAAGAAGGGGTCGAGGGGGAGGGAAAAACAAAAATCAGAAAACTGATACGAGATCATATTAAGTGTAAAGAATATCCCTATTGGCAGAGAGTTATTCAGAGCAAACTGATACGAGATAAGTATTACGGTATTGAAGGGAAATTGTACGAGAATTAGCCTATATGGAAACACTTATGTTTATCAGGATGAGAAGCCGCAATCAATTTCTCAATATGTCTCTGATTATGTTCAAATTCCAAATGTGATCCCACTGGATTCACATCCGGATAGAAATCTGACGAAAAAGGTGTTTCCTAATTAGATCACATGCCTTGGCAAAAATATTTACACAATTAGACTAGGATTACTATGTCATGTTTTTGAGAAACCAgaaatagtttttatatttctttgttcataacattttttcctttattaataaaatgttcatccttttctcaatttttttattttattgttagtaaataattataattagttgAATAAATAGTTATCTGATAGAATTAATAGTTTAGTAGAGATAACTTACATTAATCagtttttattacatttatacTACCTATTACTATATATACATTGAATGCCAATTAAACAACATGTTACTAGACTTATGAAAGGGAATAAGTCTTAGCTTCTCATCCCTTTATTACCATAGATTTCTATTGCTATAACAATCATATCTCTGTATCTCACCTGTGCCACTGCAGCAGCAACAAAATCATTGACTCTCTCTTGAACATTAGAGTCAAACAGAAGTGGATCATCCTTCATGCACAGAATCATGTCAAACAGCATAAAAATGTAAAGAAACAAGAAGAGGCTAAACATAAAACAAGGAAGTGTACGGTGTACCCAATAGAAGTTTAGGGTGCCGTCCAGAATATTCATGGTTTACCTGAATAGGCTGAGAAATgtcatttatttcaaatgtgaaACCATCAGGGGGATCATAATGCCTGGGGAAAATCCCTGTAAAGATCTGCACACATATTTAAAGGCACAACAACTAAGTCTAATCTGCGGCCTTGAAAGATAGTCAAGAGTGAATAGGTGAATCTATATCTATTTGAAGAGTTTCAAAGACAAGCAGATCTGTTGCAAAATTTATGTCAAAGAGGAGAAAGCTCCATATCCCTTTACCTCAGAGGATTTTCCAAGTGACTTAGATCCCTGCCACATAAATTCAAGAGTCTTTTCATCCAGCCTCTTAGCTCTGTCTTGGTAATCAATTCGTGCAAAAAAAAGGGAATCGAAACCTAGCTGCAAGAAATATATGATTAAGAACAACACCTCATTTTAATGACCTCTTattcaatcaaataaaatttagtttgttATTTGAATGGCCAGAGGATAACTCATCAGTCATCACATTAGCATAAAAGTATATTAGATGTACAATATAaagttcaaataatcttaaCAGAAACTACATAATTACCTCCGCACCAAGCAAATAGGCTTGAACAGCAGAATGACCGAATGGATCAATCTGCCAACCAACTCTGGGCCTCTGCCCAAATTCTTTTTCGATAAACTGATGCCCCAGAGTCGTCTGATCAATTAGATCTATGTAATGTGTGGTTGCCTCATCATGCATACACATGGCTCCATTTCTAGTTACAAAACGCAGAATGTAGAAGGAAATCAGTAGATGAAAAATCCCTAAACTCAAATACAATGACAAATGCAGCTGATTGTATGTaaaggaatccctaaatgaagTAAGAAGATGAAAATTATATAGCAAATGATATGGACGAGATGTTGATCCACATTACATGAACTCCAGTTGACCAGATTTGACAAGTTCCTTGACTTTAGTCTTAAGTGTTTCACTCTGCTGCCTCCACCATCGTTGGAAGAATGCCTGAAAATGTGGTAACTGGTAAATATGACTCATTATGGAAGCAATATAGAGTGAAATATGAATATTACTACTGGCGTACCATTTCAACATAAATGAATTTTCGATTCTTGTCCTCCAATAACGCGGAGATTGTTGAGTCCAAAACATTCTGAACGCAAGCTCCCTGAACAAGAGCCAATTTTCACTTCCACTAGTCCAaaataggaaatgaagaaataaagagGGAACTAACTAAACTGTTAACAAACCCGAATACTATTATTCGAACCGGTGTAATACTGATCGACGGTCTTCAACCATCCAACATCGTCGTGAGAGTGAGGAACCAAATGGACGTTGATCTTGTCTGGGACTAAACGTTGAGAAGTGTTGTACTGTATGTAGTTGGATTCTGTTAGAACAAGTACTCCCGCCAGCGCCAATAGAGCTGCAAAGAACGTCCAGAACGCCATTGAAGCAGCTAGTTCAGTCTTCAGCGGGGTTAAATTAACCAGTGAGCAGCTGTGGTAGGTCTAAGCCTAACGACGATCGGTAAAATCGTATACGCAAAGAAATAATCGCTTTGATCGCAAGGAAGAAATACAGTTCAAATTCGCTGCCTGAGTGAACCTTCTACAGTTCTACCAAATGGAAGAAAAATTCCTGTGCGATGACGAACATGTGTTCTCCTCTATGTCCCTTTTTTTTAAtggtaaaataaatttttttgatatatCCGAGGTCACTTACAACGGTTTTACGGTAATTGATGTACAATATTAACGTATTAGAATATATTTGGATCGGTATAATGTATTCGTTCAAATTCAAAATgcttttaaatagaataaatttgtgattttttagtcttttaaattaacatttttactattaacaatttttcaaaaaaatataaagaactggaaaaaataaacatattgaCATCCATTCTAACAAGTGATTTTTAAGTAGGGGAGGATGGTAAACATATTCTCACCTCTCATTGACATtcttaataacaaataatttagtttatatttaatattatattgaattaataatttatatatgaatttttgtGAAGAATTTTGAACGCTCAAACATTTTTACAAAATGAATtcatatattgaatttttttttattagttttaaaaactTAAGCAATCATAGTTACGCCTATTTATTTGACTCTATTTAAGAACtttgtttatttgttataattctATCAATGAATTGGATTCAATTCAATCAAACATATGCGGGAGCTTAATTATAAGTACAAACTGGCCCTAATAGACAAATGAAAACAGTTGACAATTTacaattaagtaaaaaaaaaaattttaagttatataaattaaaaataataataattgtttgaaCACATAAAATCATTACtttagacaaaataaataaaaataaaaaattaaaaccaaaatgtaaaaagtaaaaaacattaCTAAATATGTTATCGAGCCCGTAAGTTATTgagaaaaacaattaacttttgGCTTTTCGGAATAAATCACAGAAAGTATAATCATAATAGCATTAATGAATTATACATATTGAACGACTACGATCAATGAAAATTTTACGATTTATTTCCAACCAGATAgtttatcaaaaaattattgGGATGTTTACCCAATTATGTAGGTCTGTCATGTTAGCTGCATCAATCTAAATTTTTCAACAACTATCTAAAGACTGAGGTACCACCCAATAAATCCTAGTAATCTCCACAAATActctaaattttctaaataCTAGTCACCACTCGACAATATAAAAGTGGGTTGTCAATTCAACCTGCTCGTGACACATACAACAACgactaattataatataattttttatggaaTTATCATCCATGTATAACATTTTATCCAAAGAAACAACATCTTTGATTTTGAAAGAAGtgaaataattaactatttgaattaaattattataatcatcTTTATGTCTTGTACAgataactaaattatttgagtTGGACAAGGAAATTGCTCTAAAACAACAAAAATTGAGGTAcaataattgtatttatatctctcttttctaaaaaatacttaaaacaaaaataaattttgatattttaacagattaaatctaaattaataacaatattgATGATATGTTAATtgctttaaataattataactaatCTAAAATAATCAACTCAAGCAACCATTTGAAAACACCAACATAATAATTGTCtagaatcaaaatttaaattttgcataaTCATTATTGTTAGACAAAAGACAAGCacacataataatttattaaaaagatgaTTTAAGGGAAAAACTTTTTCAGATTTAAAActggatttgaaaaaaaaaatatgataaattttgtAGAGCCCTATTTTTTTTGTGAAgtaatttaaatacaatttaattagacatatatatatatatatatatatttaaagttctCATTTTTAAACTAGTTTACACATGCTCTAttagtttagattaaactaAATTTGTAATCCAAATTCTAGATCCCCCAATGAGTCTAACAAAATAGTAAGTTAAACAATTCAactcattattataaattataaattttaaataaaagtcaaATTTACTTAACCCTTATTTGACttaaaaagttaattagtaATTacccaaataataataataacaaacatcatcaaaacttttAGATTTATAAATATCTAACCAATTtataaacaacttatttatttaaataaaatagaatttcttgaattaaaaaatatattaatatatatccaAGGGTAAACGCgtagataatatatatagagagagaaggtCAAGAAAATTAGCAGTCATCGTCTTCGTCATCATCGATCGATCTATTCTAGAAGAAATGGTGGCGAACAGTGACCCGAACCAAGATGGATCAGACGAGCAACAGAGGCGATCGGAGATATACACATACGAAGCTCCATGGCATATATACGCTATGAATTGGAGCGTCCGTCGAGACAAGAAGTATCGTTTAGCCATCGCTAGTTTACTTGAGCAGTATTCAAATAGGGTTGAGATTGTACAGCTAGACGATTCCAACGGAGAGATACGTTCCGATCCAACACTCTCCTTCGAGCATCCTTATCCTCCTACTAAGGCTATCTTCATTCCAGATAAAGAATGCCAGAAGCCTGACCTTCTCGCTACATCCAGCGATTTCCTCCGCATTTGGAAAATCAACGAAGATCGAGTCGAACTCAAAAGCCTACTCAATACTAACCGTAACAGTGAGTTTTGCGGTCCTATTACTTCCTTCGATTGGAATGAAGCAGAACCTAGACGCGTCGGTACTTCCAGCATCGATACTACCTGCACGATTTGGGATATTGAACGCGAGACTGTGGATACTCAATTAATCGCTCATGATAAGGAGGTTTATGACATTGCCTGGGGCGGGGTCGGCGTTTTTGCATCCGTCTCTGCCGATGGATCCGTCAGGGTTTTCGATCTTAGAGATAAGGAGCATTCTACCATCATCTATGAGAGTTCAGAGCCGGAAACCCCCTTGGTCCGCCTCGGCTGGAACAAGCAGGATCCTAGGTATATGGCTACCATTATTATGGATAGTGCTAAGGTAGTTGTGCTTGATATCCGCTTTCCAACTCTCCCTGTCGTGGAACTACAGAGGCATCAGGCTAGTGTGAACGCCATTGCATGGGCTCCTCATAGCTCCTGCCACATATGTACTGCCGGAGACGATTCTCAGGCGCTAATTTGGGATTTGTCTTCCATGGGTCAACCTATTGAGGGCGGTTTGGATCCAATTCTTGCTTATACTGCAGGTGCAGAAGTCGAGCAACTTCAGTGGTCATCTTCGCAACCTGATTGGGTTGCTATAGCATTCTCTAGTAAGCTTCAAATCCTGAGGGTATGACTTTCAATCATCTTATTAATCTAATTCCTGTATTTTGGGGATATGAGACCTTTCAATCTGTTGCCTTAGAGAACTTGTAGCTTTTTCTGAAACCTTTTTTATGTTGATTTCAACTGAGTTCTTTTTGTCAATGAACATCTATCAATTAAATTACCAAATGTTAAGGTTTTTCATTACAAACAAATACCTAGTTCTCGCATTATTGGAGATTCAAATCAGAGCACAATAGAAGTTATTAAGCACAAATATTTCAATCATATATCACACAATAGGGGAAATCCATTGACTAACATAACTGAACAGACGGTTGGTTGGTTGGCACTCACTAAACCAGAAACAATGTCGATCGCatccaaacccaaacccaaacccagaTACTGATCTGTTCTTTCCAATGTCTGATTCCTCGTGGTAAATAATAATTACAGGAGAAAAAGAATTTGTTTCCAAAGTGCTGTTAAAATAAAGCCCATAGTAGTGGTATATGTATTTATATCATCATCACTTTCAGATCTCAATCAATGGTCTAAGAAAGCATTGAATTCGTTTCCAGCAATTCTATgctatcatcatcatcctcctCTTCTGAGATCTTACCCCATCCGTTTCCTTTAGTCGATAAAAGCTTGACTTGGTCAAAACCATTACCTCTAAATCCAGTTATCTTTGACGAAACCATAGGCATCACCAGAACAGAAGATGCATTGATGGAGTCCTCTCCTAGACCCAAGGACAATGAGCAAACAGCCTACAAAGAAAAAACTCATAAGAATTAAtcacttaaaaagaaaaaaaatacttgcaGGGTTCATTAATGTGAGGACCTTTGCCTTGACTGCTATATCAACAGCTTTCATATGCATTACTTGCCGGAGTGT from Impatiens glandulifera chromosome 9, dImpGla2.1, whole genome shotgun sequence includes the following:
- the LOC124913689 gene encoding alpha-mannosidase At3g26720-like, whose product is MAFWTFFAALLALAGVLVLTESNYIQYNTSQRLVPDKINVHLVPHSHDDVGWLKTVDQYYTGSNNSIRGACVQNVLDSTISALLEDKNRKFIYVEMAFFQRWWRQQSETLKTKVKELVKSGQLEFINGAMCMHDEATTHYIDLIDQTTLGHQFIEKEFGQRPRVGWQIDPFGHSAVQAYLLGAELGFDSLFFARIDYQDRAKRLDEKTLEFMWQGSKSLGKSSEIFTGIFPRHYDPPDGFTFEINDISQPIQDDPLLFDSNVQERVNDFVAAAVAQANVTRTNHLMWAMGTDFRYQYANSWFRQMDKFIHYVNLDGRVNALYSTPSIYTDAKHATNNSWPLKTGDFFPYADRANAYWTGYFTSRPAFKGYVRAMSGYYLAARQLEFFKGRSESGSNTDTLADALAIAQHHDAVSGTQRQHVASDYAKRLSMGYFEAEKVVASSLALLAESNSSLEDSSTKFQQCPLLNISYCPPSEAALSDGKNLVVVVYNPLGWKRKEVIRIPVSTESIVVLDSSGREVTSQIVPLSNVSLRIRDYNVKSYIGRFPDNTPKYWLAFSVSVPPLGFSTYIVSSPKQTGSSVISEVYATEGNRVSSEEVGQGNLKLLYGTDNGKLTHYVNKKNLVEMSTDQSYSYYLGYNGTDRENQASGAYIFRPNGTLPINYEGKVDLTIIKGPLVDEVHQKLSPWIHQITRVYKEKEHVEVEFNVGPIPVDDGYGKEVTTKITTGMKTNATFYTDSNGRDFIRRVRDYRDDWDLQVNQRIAGNYYPINLGIYTQDENTELSVLVDRAVGGSSLEDGQIELMLHRRLLNDDTRGVGEALNEETCAHNDCQGLEIQGKFYFRIDRLGEGGAKWRRTFGQEIYSPLLMAFAEQEGNDWTDSHVSTFSGIEDSLPGNVALITLQELETGEVLVRLAHLYEVGEDKDFSGMAKVELKKLFPGKKIQKVREMNLSGNQERTEMIKKKLVWKSEKSSSRDVSSRKGASVVDPIEMVVELAPMEIRTFHIQLDHTSDLPSSYMYVDG
- the LOC124913814 gene encoding WD repeat-containing protein LWD1 yields the protein MVANSDPNQDGSDEQQRRSEIYTYEAPWHIYAMNWSVRRDKKYRLAIASLLEQYSNRVEIVQLDDSNGEIRSDPTLSFEHPYPPTKAIFIPDKECQKPDLLATSSDFLRIWKINEDRVELKSLLNTNRNSEFCGPITSFDWNEAEPRRVGTSSIDTTCTIWDIERETVDTQLIAHDKEVYDIAWGGVGVFASVSADGSVRVFDLRDKEHSTIIYESSEPETPLVRLGWNKQDPRYMATIIMDSAKVVVLDIRFPTLPVVELQRHQASVNAIAWAPHSSCHICTAGDDSQALIWDLSSMGQPIEGGLDPILAYTAGAEVEQLQWSSSQPDWVAIAFSSKLQILRV